GCGCCAAAGCAGAATCAAGAAAACAAGGGCAACTCTCCGATTTTCAAGCAGCATTGATTGAAAAAATGAGGCTGCTAATTAAAGAAGAACTACATCACTTTGAGCAGGTGTTTTCTATCATGCATCAATTTGGAATTGGCTATAAAAACCTCCCAGCAGGTGGCTACGCTAAAGGCTTAATGTCGCAAGTTCGTCATTTTGAACCACAAGCCTTAGCCGACAAACTGATTGTTGGCGCATACATTGAAGCTCGCTCCTGTGAACGTTTCGCCATGCTCGCGCCGTTTTTACCCGAAACCATCGGTCAATTCTACATTTCTTTATTACGCTCAGAAGCCCGCCATTATCAGGATTATTTGAGCTTAGCGAATATGATCATTGACGAAAAAGAGCTACAACAAAGGCTAAGCATAATTGGCCAACATGAAGCAGAACTAATTTCTCAACAAGATGACGTTTTTCGTTTTCACAGTGGAATACCCTTGAGCTAGTATAATTAATGTAGAAAGGGTTGATCACACTAGCAATAAACCACGTAGTTATTTGGAAGTTAATCAGATTGGATAAGGTGAACTATGCGCTTACCCTTGTTTCCATTAGAGCTTTTTGTTTTGCCCGGAGGGCTGAGCAAATTACGAATATTTGAACCACGTTATTTGCGTTTGGTTTCTATAGCCAGTGAAGAAGCTAAAGGCTTTGTACTATGCCAACCACTCGCGGAAGATAATACAGAGTTCAACATAGGCGTTCATTGCCAAATAGAAGATTTTGAGCAGCTTGAAGACGGTATGCTTGGCATTACCATACGCGGTATAAAACGCGTAGACCTAAGTGATACCAGCCAAGCTGATGA
The nucleotide sequence above comes from Agarivorans sp. Alg241-V36. Encoded proteins:
- a CDS encoding tRNA-(ms[2]io[6]A)-hydroxylase — its product is MPYSALLEPVNNFLHCPTPKQWLEEAKQPASLSILLVDHANAEWKAAATASKLLLKYAGTNQPVIQQEIKALLAPYEFIIFRAGRWSVPVFMDWFFPLGANNADEKQHGTASATLSLMQRCKFDPELLAELSKQLSAHSYNAEPQASTLSAKAESRKQGQLSDFQAALIEKMRLLIKEELHHFEQVFSIMHQFGIGYKNLPAGGYAKGLMSQVRHFEPQALADKLIVGAYIEARSCERFAMLAPFLPETIGQFYISLLRSEARHYQDYLSLANMIIDEKELQQRLSIIGQHEAELISQQDDVFRFHSGIPLS